The Streptomyces nitrosporeus genome includes a window with the following:
- a CDS encoding oxygenase MpaB family protein, producing the protein MSHADPGLFGPRSVTWQLHADPMMWVAGVRALYLQALHPRAVRGVMENSDFREDAWGRLMRTAGFVGTLTYGTTAAAEKYGARVRGIHRRLKATDPDTGETYGVDEPGLLLWVHCAEADSYLQVLRRSGYPLTDAQADRYLDEQRVSARLVGLDPSGVPATTGAMRAYFAGVRPRLAAGADAREVDDFLHDPPVHVLLAPARALLWRRVAELAYDSLPPYAHALYGRPAPPPAAVDRRLRATGRTLRAVPARLRWSLPPGHVLGAMRRLGPGSRPSPHGPPGPAAILDGPGRARE; encoded by the coding sequence ATGAGCCACGCCGATCCGGGCCTGTTCGGACCCCGGTCCGTCACCTGGCAGCTGCACGCCGACCCCATGATGTGGGTCGCCGGCGTACGCGCCCTCTACCTCCAGGCCCTGCACCCGCGAGCCGTACGCGGCGTCATGGAGAACTCCGACTTCCGCGAGGACGCCTGGGGGCGGCTGATGCGCACGGCCGGTTTCGTCGGCACCCTCACCTACGGCACCACGGCCGCCGCCGAGAAGTACGGCGCACGGGTACGCGGCATCCACCGCCGGCTGAAGGCCACCGACCCGGACACCGGCGAGACCTACGGCGTCGACGAACCCGGCCTGCTGCTCTGGGTGCACTGCGCCGAGGCCGACTCCTACCTCCAGGTCCTGCGCCGCTCCGGCTACCCGCTCACCGACGCCCAGGCCGACCGCTATCTGGACGAACAGCGTGTGTCCGCGCGCCTGGTCGGCCTCGACCCGTCCGGGGTCCCCGCCACCACCGGGGCGATGCGGGCCTACTTCGCCGGGGTCCGCCCGCGACTCGCCGCCGGGGCGGACGCCCGGGAGGTCGACGACTTCCTGCACGACCCGCCCGTGCACGTTCTGCTGGCACCCGCACGGGCACTGCTGTGGCGGCGGGTGGCGGAACTCGCCTACGACTCGCTGCCCCCGTACGCCCACGCCCTGTACGGCAGGCCCGCACCGCCCCCGGCGGCCGTCGACCGCCGTCTGCGCGCCACCGGAAGGACGCTGCGCGCCGTCCCCGCACGTCTGCGGTGGTCCCTGCCGCCGGGGCACGTCCTGGGAGCGATGCGCCGGCTCGGCCCGGGCAGCCGCCCCTCCCCGCACGGGCCGCCCGGACCGGCCGCCATACTGGACGGGCCGGGGAGGGCGCGGGAGTAG
- a CDS encoding ATP-binding protein: MTDPLDRRYQVELQVSAERVPQLRRIVAAHLRHWSLEPHVRPVCRAAEELLTNVRRHVGETSRCVVELRWTGRHLTVSVADDDARMPRLLDGGGGGLSRVMALSDSWGTCRTPDGKVVWFTRYAEAPRTTGLLPRTPLPGGLTARSRPLAELV; the protein is encoded by the coding sequence ATGACCGATCCACTCGACCGGCGTTACCAGGTCGAACTGCAGGTGTCGGCGGAGCGTGTTCCGCAGCTGCGGCGCATCGTCGCCGCGCATCTGCGCCACTGGAGTCTCGAACCGCACGTCCGGCCGGTGTGCCGGGCCGCGGAGGAACTCCTGACGAACGTCCGGCGGCACGTCGGCGAGACCAGCCGGTGTGTCGTCGAACTCCGCTGGACCGGCCGCCACCTGACGGTGTCCGTGGCCGACGACGACGCCCGCATGCCCCGGCTGCTCGACGGCGGTGGCGGCGGCCTCAGCCGCGTCATGGCCCTGAGCGACAGCTGGGGCACCTGCCGTACCCCCGACGGCAAGGTCGTGTGGTTCACGCGCTACGCCGAGGCTCCGCGCACCACCGGCCTCCTGCCGCGTACGCCGCTCCCCGGCGGCCTGACGGCCCGGAGCCGGCCCCTCGCAGAACTCGTGTGA
- a CDS encoding endonuclease I family protein: protein MSVHRRIYARPLLAAIASVAVLTGLAAAAPAAATAGNSAAALDDTYYRDALGRTGAALKSSLHTIVSDQTKLSYSQVWDALKATDEDPSDPSSVILLYTGRSQSKNDNGGNVGDWNREHVWAKSHGGFGTATGPGTDIHHLRPTDVQVNSVRGNKDFDNGGSAVAGAPGNYTDGDSFEPRDAVKGDVARMILYMAVRYEGDDAFADLEPNDRVGNGSAPYIGRLSVLKQWNQEDPPDSFEKNRNQVIFDRFQHNRNPFIDHPEWVEAIW, encoded by the coding sequence ATGTCCGTCCACCGCCGTATCTACGCGCGTCCACTGCTGGCGGCCATCGCCTCGGTCGCCGTGCTCACCGGCCTCGCGGCCGCCGCGCCGGCCGCCGCGACCGCCGGGAACTCCGCCGCCGCCCTCGACGACACCTACTACCGGGACGCGCTCGGCAGGACCGGCGCCGCGCTCAAGAGCTCGCTGCACACCATCGTCAGCGACCAGACGAAGCTCTCCTACTCCCAGGTCTGGGACGCCCTCAAGGCCACCGACGAGGATCCCTCCGACCCCTCCAGCGTGATCCTCCTGTACACCGGCCGCTCGCAGTCGAAGAACGACAACGGCGGCAACGTCGGCGACTGGAACCGGGAACACGTCTGGGCCAAGTCGCACGGCGGCTTCGGCACCGCGACCGGTCCCGGCACCGACATCCACCATCTGCGGCCGACGGACGTCCAGGTCAACTCGGTCCGCGGCAACAAGGACTTCGACAACGGCGGGAGCGCCGTGGCGGGCGCTCCCGGCAACTACACCGACGGCGACTCCTTCGAGCCCCGCGACGCGGTCAAGGGCGACGTCGCCCGCATGATCCTCTACATGGCCGTCCGGTACGAGGGCGACGACGCCTTCGCCGACCTGGAACCGAACGACAGGGTGGGCAACGGGTCCGCTCCGTACATCGGCCGGCTGTCGGTCCTGAAGCAGTGGAACCAGGAGGACCCGCCGGACAGCTTCGAGAAGAACCGCAACCAGGTCATATTCGACCGGTTCCAGCACAACCGGAACCCGTTCATAGACCACCCGGAATGGGTCGAGGCGATCTGGTAG
- a CDS encoding methyltransferase: MNRLTTSAGELGLARFPENPRDPLRAWDAADEYLLRRLDGADGGDPVAVTGTVAVVGDRWGALATALAGHRPVQITDSYLGQRATSANLARNGIGPDAVRMLSARDTPPERIDLLLVRVPKSLALLEDQLHRLAPAVHAGTVVIGTGMVKEIHTSTLQLFERLIGPTRTSLAVKKARLILCTPDPSLPRTPSPWPHRYELPGDIGVMAGRTVTNHAGIFCAERLDIGTRFFLGHLPARTGPDRVVDLGCGNGVVGTAAALANPGAALTFIDESYQALASAEETFRANTPAGAEARFVAGDAMTDVPPGSVDLVLSNPPFHSHQAVTDATARSMFHGARAALRPGGELWVVGNRHLGYHTQLRRIFGNCATVAGDPKFVVLRAVRR, translated from the coding sequence ATGAACCGTTTGACGACGTCCGCGGGCGAACTCGGCCTCGCACGCTTCCCCGAGAACCCCCGCGACCCGCTCCGTGCGTGGGACGCGGCCGACGAGTACCTGCTGCGGCGGCTGGACGGCGCGGACGGCGGTGACCCGGTCGCCGTCACGGGCACCGTCGCCGTGGTCGGCGACCGCTGGGGAGCCCTCGCCACGGCGCTGGCCGGGCACCGCCCCGTACAGATCACGGACTCCTACCTCGGGCAGCGGGCCACCTCCGCCAACCTCGCGCGCAACGGCATCGGCCCGGACGCGGTACGGATGCTCTCGGCGCGCGACACCCCGCCGGAGCGGATCGACCTCCTGCTCGTACGGGTGCCGAAGAGCCTCGCGCTGCTGGAGGACCAGCTGCACCGGCTGGCCCCGGCCGTGCACGCGGGGACCGTCGTGATCGGCACCGGCATGGTGAAGGAGATCCACACCTCCACCCTCCAGCTCTTCGAACGGCTCATCGGCCCCACCCGCACCTCGCTCGCGGTGAAGAAGGCCAGGCTCATCCTCTGCACCCCCGACCCTTCGCTGCCGCGCACCCCGAGCCCCTGGCCCCACCGCTACGAGCTGCCCGGGGACATCGGCGTCATGGCGGGCCGGACCGTCACCAACCACGCGGGCATCTTCTGCGCCGAGCGGCTGGACATCGGCACCCGGTTCTTCCTGGGCCACCTGCCCGCCCGTACCGGACCCGACCGCGTCGTGGACCTCGGCTGCGGCAACGGCGTCGTGGGCACCGCCGCCGCGCTGGCCAACCCCGGGGCCGCGCTCACCTTCATAGACGAGTCGTACCAGGCCCTCGCCTCCGCGGAGGAGACCTTCCGCGCCAACACGCCCGCCGGCGCCGAGGCACGCTTCGTGGCCGGCGACGCGATGACGGACGTACCCCCCGGGAGCGTCGACCTGGTCCTCAGCAACCCGCCCTTCCACTCGCACCAGGCGGTCACCGACGCCACCGCCCGCAGCATGTTCCACGGAGCCCGCGCCGCGCTGCGCCCCGGCGGTGAGCTGTGGGTGGTCGGCAACAGGCACCTCGGTTACCACACCCAGCTGCGGCGGATCTTCGGCAACTGCGCCACCGTGGCCGGCGACCCGAAGTTCGTCGTCCTGCGGGCCGTCCGGCGCTGA
- a CDS encoding NADP-dependent succinic semialdehyde dehydrogenase, with translation MPIATVNPANGETLRTFDALDEQEIDRRISAAHRAFRVHRTTGFAERARLLNRAADLLDEDREDIARTMTLEMGKPLGAARAEAAKCAKAMRWYAAHAEHLLADEYPDEADVKDSGAARACVRYRPLGPVLAVMPWNFPLWQVMRFAAPALMAGNTGLLKHASNVPQTALYLEDLFSRAGYPEGCFQTLLIGSGAVEAVLRDPRVVAATLTGSEPAGRSVASVAGDEIKKTVLELGGSDPFLVLPSADVAGAARTAVTARTQNNGQSCIAAKRFIVHTDVYDEFAERFTAGMRALTVGDPMEDSTEVGPLSSERGRADLEELVDDAVRRGATVLCGGGRPEHLDGGLERGWFYTPTVLTGITPAMRIHREETFGPVATLYRVTGLDEAVELANDTSFGLSSNVWTRDEEEMDRCVRDLEAGGVFFNGMTASHPALPFGGVKRSGYGRELADHGIREFCNTTTVWYGP, from the coding sequence ATGCCCATCGCGACGGTCAACCCCGCGAACGGGGAAACGCTCAGGACGTTCGACGCGCTGGACGAACAGGAGATCGACCGGAGGATCTCCGCGGCGCACCGGGCGTTCCGCGTCCACCGCACCACCGGCTTCGCCGAACGGGCCCGTCTGCTGAACCGGGCCGCCGACCTCCTCGACGAGGACCGCGAGGACATCGCCCGCACCATGACCCTGGAGATGGGCAAGCCCCTCGGGGCCGCCCGCGCGGAGGCCGCCAAGTGCGCCAAGGCGATGCGCTGGTACGCGGCCCACGCGGAGCACCTGCTCGCCGACGAGTACCCCGACGAGGCGGACGTGAAGGACTCCGGGGCGGCCCGGGCCTGTGTGCGCTACCGCCCGCTGGGCCCCGTCCTGGCCGTGATGCCGTGGAACTTCCCGCTCTGGCAGGTGATGCGGTTCGCCGCCCCCGCGCTCATGGCCGGCAACACCGGCCTGCTCAAACACGCCTCGAACGTCCCGCAGACCGCCCTGTACCTGGAGGACCTGTTCAGCAGGGCCGGCTACCCCGAGGGATGCTTCCAGACGCTGCTGATCGGATCGGGAGCGGTCGAGGCGGTGCTGCGGGACCCCAGGGTCGTCGCGGCGACCCTCACCGGCAGCGAGCCCGCCGGCCGCTCGGTCGCCTCCGTCGCCGGTGACGAGATCAAGAAGACCGTCCTCGAACTCGGCGGCAGCGACCCCTTCCTCGTCCTGCCGTCCGCCGACGTCGCCGGGGCGGCCAGGACCGCCGTGACCGCGCGCACGCAGAACAACGGACAGTCCTGCATCGCGGCCAAACGGTTCATCGTCCACACCGACGTGTACGACGAGTTCGCCGAACGGTTCACCGCCGGCATGCGCGCGCTGACCGTCGGCGACCCGATGGAGGACTCCACCGAGGTGGGCCCGCTCTCCAGCGAACGAGGCCGCGCCGACCTGGAGGAACTGGTCGACGACGCCGTCCGCCGGGGCGCCACGGTGCTCTGCGGGGGCGGCCGCCCCGAGCACCTGGACGGGGGACTCGAACGCGGCTGGTTCTACACGCCGACCGTCCTCACCGGCATCACCCCCGCCATGCGCATCCACCGCGAGGAGACGTTCGGACCGGTCGCGACGCTCTACCGCGTCACCGGCCTGGACGAGGCGGTGGAGCTCGCCAACGACACCTCCTTCGGCCTCAGTTCCAACGTCTGGACCCGCGACGAGGAGGAGATGGACCGCTGCGTACGCGACCTGGAGGCGGGCGGGGTCTTCTTCAACGGCATGACCGCGTCCCACCCCGCCCTGCCGTTCGGCGGTGTGAAGCGCTCCGGCTACGGGCGCGAACTGGCGGACCACGGCATCCGCGAGTTCTGCAACACCACCACCGTCTGGTACGGCCCCTAG
- a CDS encoding phosphoketolase family protein, with translation MTSTPRTPPADVLSAAEVADLDAHWRAANYLSVGQIYLMANPLLTEPLAPEHIKPRLLGHWGTSPGLNLVHTHLNRVIKARGLSALCVWGPGHGGPAVLANSWLEGSYSETYPGIGRDAAGMGALFKQFSFPGGVPSHVAPETPGSIHEGGELGYALTHAYGAAFDHPDLVVACVIGDGEAETGPLAASWHSNKFLDPVHDGAVLPILHLNGYKIANPTVLARLPEDELDALLRGYGHDPLHVEGDEPEAVHRALAAALDLALDRIAAVRRAAREDGVTERPRWPLIVLRTPKGWTGPKEVDGLPVEGTWRAHQVPLPGVRDDPDHLRALEAWMRSYRPEELFDPSGRPTAQVLRYVPEGPARLGATPYANGGLLLRDLPLPPLEDHAVPIDRPGTALHEPTRVLGGLLEEVMAATAGRRDFRVVGPDETASNRLDALYEATGKAWQARTLPTDEHLSRDGRVMEVLSEHLCQGWLEGYLLTGRHGLFSSYEAFAHIVDSMVNQHIKWLRTSRRLPWRRPIASLNYLLTSHVWRQDHNGFSHQDPGFVDHVLNKSPEVVRVYLPPDANTLLVTAGHVLASRDYVNVVVAGKQPGFDWLTLDQARAHCARGAGAWEWAGTEDGGREPDVVLACAGDVPTLETLAAASLLRHHLPELAVRVVNVVDMTRLLPHGEHPHGMPDAEYDALFTRDKPVIFAYHGYPWLVHRLAYRRAGHPHLHVRGYKEEGTTTTPFDMVVRNDLDRYRLVMDVIDRVPGLGVRAVALRQAMADVRTRHHDWIREHGTDLPEVADWSWDG, from the coding sequence ATGACCAGCACCCCCCGCACGCCCCCGGCGGACGTGCTCTCCGCCGCCGAGGTCGCGGACCTCGACGCCCACTGGCGGGCCGCCAACTACCTGTCCGTGGGCCAGATCTACCTGATGGCCAACCCCCTCCTGACCGAACCCCTCGCGCCGGAGCACATCAAGCCGCGCCTGCTGGGCCACTGGGGCACCTCGCCCGGACTGAACCTGGTGCACACCCACCTCAACCGGGTGATCAAGGCGCGCGGCCTGAGCGCGCTCTGCGTCTGGGGGCCCGGCCACGGCGGCCCCGCCGTGCTCGCCAACTCCTGGCTGGAGGGCAGCTACTCCGAGACGTACCCCGGCATCGGCCGCGACGCCGCCGGGATGGGCGCGCTGTTCAAGCAGTTCTCCTTCCCCGGCGGCGTCCCCAGCCACGTCGCCCCCGAGACACCCGGCTCCATCCACGAAGGCGGTGAACTGGGGTACGCGCTCACCCACGCCTACGGTGCGGCCTTCGACCACCCGGACCTGGTGGTGGCCTGCGTGATCGGCGACGGCGAGGCCGAGACGGGGCCGCTCGCGGCGTCCTGGCACTCGAACAAGTTCCTCGACCCCGTCCACGACGGCGCGGTCCTGCCGATCCTCCACCTCAACGGCTACAAGATCGCGAACCCGACGGTGCTCGCCCGGCTGCCCGAGGACGAACTCGACGCCCTGCTGCGCGGCTACGGACACGACCCGCTCCATGTCGAGGGCGACGAGCCCGAGGCCGTGCACCGCGCGCTGGCCGCGGCCCTCGACCTCGCACTCGACCGGATCGCCGCCGTCCGGCGGGCGGCCCGCGAGGACGGTGTGACCGAACGCCCCCGCTGGCCGCTGATCGTGCTCCGTACCCCCAAGGGCTGGACCGGGCCGAAGGAGGTCGACGGGCTCCCCGTCGAAGGGACCTGGCGCGCCCACCAGGTCCCGCTGCCCGGCGTCCGGGACGACCCGGACCATCTGCGCGCACTGGAGGCGTGGATGCGCTCCTACCGGCCGGAGGAACTCTTCGACCCCTCGGGCCGGCCCACCGCACAGGTCCTCAGGTACGTCCCCGAGGGACCCGCCCGGCTCGGCGCGACGCCGTACGCCAACGGCGGGCTCCTCCTGAGGGACCTGCCCCTGCCGCCCCTGGAGGACCACGCCGTGCCCATCGACCGGCCCGGCACCGCCCTGCACGAGCCGACCCGCGTCCTCGGCGGCCTGCTCGAAGAGGTCATGGCGGCCACCGCCGGACGCAGGGACTTCCGGGTCGTGGGCCCCGACGAGACCGCCTCCAACCGCCTCGACGCGCTGTACGAGGCCACCGGCAAGGCATGGCAGGCCAGGACGCTCCCCACGGACGAACACCTCTCCCGCGACGGCCGCGTGATGGAGGTGCTCTCCGAACACCTCTGCCAGGGCTGGCTGGAGGGCTACCTGCTGACCGGACGGCACGGTCTGTTCTCCTCCTACGAGGCCTTCGCCCACATCGTCGACTCGATGGTCAACCAGCACATCAAGTGGCTGCGTACCTCGCGCCGGCTCCCCTGGCGCAGGCCCATCGCCTCACTGAACTACCTGCTCACCTCGCACGTCTGGCGCCAGGACCACAACGGCTTCTCCCACCAGGACCCCGGTTTCGTCGACCACGTCCTCAACAAGTCGCCCGAGGTGGTGCGCGTCTACCTGCCGCCGGACGCCAACACCCTGCTGGTCACCGCCGGGCACGTCCTCGCCAGCCGCGACTACGTCAACGTGGTCGTCGCCGGGAAGCAGCCGGGCTTCGACTGGCTCACCCTCGACCAGGCGCGCGCCCACTGCGCGCGGGGGGCCGGGGCGTGGGAGTGGGCCGGCACCGAGGACGGCGGCCGCGAGCCCGACGTCGTGCTCGCCTGCGCCGGGGACGTCCCCACCCTGGAGACGCTGGCCGCCGCGAGCCTGCTGCGGCACCATCTGCCGGAACTGGCCGTCCGGGTGGTGAACGTGGTGGACATGACACGGCTGCTGCCGCACGGGGAGCACCCCCACGGGATGCCCGACGCGGAGTACGACGCCCTGTTCACCCGGGACAAGCCCGTGATCTTCGCCTACCACGGCTACCCGTGGCTGGTGCACCGGCTCGCCTACCGGCGGGCCGGCCACCCGCATCTGCACGTGCGCGGCTACAAGGAGGAGGGGACCACCACCACACCCTTCGACATGGTGGTCCGCAACGACCTGGACCGCTACCGGCTGGTCATGGACGTCATCGACCGGGTGCCCGGACTGGGCGTACGGGCCGTCGCCCTGCGCCAGGCGATGGCGGACGTCCGCACCCGCCACCACGACTGGATCCGGGAACACGGCACGGACCTGCCCGAGGTGGCCGACTGGTCCTGGGACGGCTGA
- a CDS encoding chemotaxis protein, translated as MDTDALTAGTLQRLRATRPYPALSLTMPTHRRAPDNAQDAVRLRNLVAEAGNRLDADPRVSREAGDAVKAQLERAVTDVDQRRALESLVVLADADEYQIWRLPRTAPERVVLSDSYLTRNLVAAKAGAQLFWVLNFSAEHAALWSGTVEGLREEKGRGFPLSPPHENFDPERQARSGDAPSIYVSEDTRSFFRTVDERLRGVLAADPRPLFLIGLPQALSLLEDVGECARTAACKVAKGTTAETTAAELSRELETALEDWRAQGAAAVRDRLDAARGAKTFAGGLDEVWAAAKEGRVGLVAVEEHFQRTVRVTEGHLVAVDPADVAPGDEEVREDIVDELIETVLDNGGEAVFVADDSLADHGRVAAVLRF; from the coding sequence ATGGATACGGACGCCCTGACCGCCGGCACGCTGCAGAGACTTCGGGCGACCCGGCCCTATCCGGCCCTGTCCCTGACGATGCCGACCCACCGCCGGGCCCCCGACAACGCCCAGGACGCGGTACGGCTGCGCAACCTGGTGGCGGAGGCCGGCAACCGGCTGGACGCCGACCCCCGGGTGAGCCGGGAGGCCGGGGACGCCGTGAAGGCCCAGCTGGAACGCGCGGTCACCGACGTCGACCAGCGCCGCGCCCTGGAGTCCCTGGTCGTCCTGGCCGACGCGGACGAGTACCAGATCTGGCGGCTGCCCCGCACCGCGCCGGAGCGTGTGGTCCTCAGCGACTCCTACCTCACGCGCAACCTGGTCGCGGCCAAGGCGGGAGCGCAGCTGTTCTGGGTGCTGAACTTCTCCGCCGAGCACGCGGCGCTGTGGTCCGGCACGGTCGAGGGGCTGCGTGAGGAGAAGGGGCGGGGCTTCCCGCTGAGCCCTCCGCACGAGAACTTCGACCCGGAGCGCCAGGCCCGCAGCGGAGACGCGCCGAGCATCTACGTCAGCGAGGACACCCGCAGCTTCTTCCGCACGGTCGACGAGAGGCTGCGCGGAGTGCTGGCCGCCGATCCCCGTCCGCTGTTCCTCATCGGTCTGCCGCAGGCGCTCTCCCTGCTGGAGGACGTCGGCGAGTGCGCCCGGACCGCTGCCTGCAAGGTCGCGAAGGGGACCACCGCGGAGACGACCGCGGCGGAGCTGTCCCGCGAGCTGGAGACCGCACTGGAGGACTGGCGCGCGCAGGGGGCCGCAGCCGTACGGGACCGGCTCGACGCCGCACGCGGTGCGAAGACCTTCGCGGGCGGCCTGGACGAGGTCTGGGCGGCCGCGAAGGAGGGGCGGGTGGGACTCGTCGCGGTCGAGGAGCACTTCCAGCGGACGGTCAGGGTCACCGAGGGGCATCTGGTGGCCGTGGATCCGGCGGACGTCGCTCCGGGGGACGAGGAGGTCCGCGAGGACATCGTGGACGAGCTCATCGAGACGGTGCTGGACAACGGCGGTGAGGCGGTGTTCGTCGCCGACGACTCGCTCGCCGACCACGGACGCGTGGCGGCCGTCCTGCGCTTCTGA
- a CDS encoding xanthine dehydrogenase family protein molybdopterin-binding subunit has protein sequence MSHTPQPLGAPLVRREGREKVTGTARYAAEHHPPGLLYGWIVPATVPSGRVTAIRTSRALALPGVHTVLTHENAPRLGQADDPVLRVLQDARVPHRGWPVALVVAGTLEAARAGADAVHVTYGTSPHDVVLTGDHPGLYTPEKANGGYPAVRTRGDAEAALAAAPVGIDATYTLGALHNHPMEPHASTARWDDGHLTVHDSSQGSTTVRDSLCQAFGLGEDHVTVVSEHVGGGFGSKGTPRPQVVLAVMAARHTGRPVQVSVPRRHMAALVGHRAPTVQRVRLGADRDGVLRAVSHEIATHTSRIKEFVEQAAVPARVMYASPHSRTVHRVAPLDVPSPSWMRAPGECPGMYALESAMDELACALGTDPVELRLRNEPVAEPDSGRPFSSRGLAACLTEGARRFGWYDRDPRPAVRQEGGQLIGTGVASATYPVLLSPSTASVHAAPDGSYTVRVNATDIGTGARTVLAQIAAAALETDQEKVTVEIGSSDLPAGSVAGGSSGTASWGTAVHKAATALVRRLAEHGGTVPPGGITATAGTEEEAGREQPYAQHAFGAHFAEVAVDSLTGEVRVRRMLGVFAAGRILNARTARSQFIGGMVMGLGMALTEGSTMDPGFGDFAERDLASYHIPTCADVTDLEAHWIEEDDPHLNPMGSKGIGEIGIVGSAAAVGNAVRHATGARLRSLPITPDTLLPYLP, from the coding sequence ATGAGCCACACCCCCCAGCCGCTGGGCGCCCCCCTCGTCCGCCGGGAGGGCCGGGAGAAGGTCACCGGCACCGCCCGTTACGCCGCGGAGCACCACCCGCCCGGCCTCCTGTACGGCTGGATCGTCCCCGCGACCGTCCCGAGCGGCCGCGTCACCGCCATCCGCACCTCCCGCGCCCTCGCCCTGCCCGGCGTGCACACCGTGCTCACCCACGAGAACGCGCCACGGCTCGGACAGGCCGACGACCCGGTGCTCCGCGTCCTCCAGGACGCCCGGGTCCCGCACCGGGGCTGGCCCGTCGCCCTGGTCGTCGCCGGGACCCTGGAAGCGGCCAGGGCCGGGGCCGACGCCGTCCACGTCACCTACGGGACCTCCCCGCACGACGTCGTGCTCACCGGAGACCACCCGGGCCTGTACACACCCGAGAAGGCCAACGGCGGCTACCCGGCGGTCCGGACGCGCGGTGACGCGGAGGCGGCCCTCGCCGCCGCGCCCGTCGGCATCGACGCCACGTACACACTCGGCGCCCTGCACAACCACCCGATGGAACCGCACGCCTCGACCGCCCGGTGGGACGACGGGCACCTGACGGTCCACGACTCCAGCCAGGGTTCCACCACGGTCCGCGACAGCCTCTGCCAGGCATTCGGGCTCGGGGAGGACCACGTCACCGTGGTCTCCGAACACGTCGGCGGCGGGTTCGGCTCCAAGGGCACCCCCCGCCCGCAGGTGGTCCTCGCCGTCATGGCGGCCCGCCACACCGGCCGGCCCGTCCAGGTCTCCGTACCCCGGCGGCACATGGCGGCACTGGTCGGACACCGCGCGCCGACCGTGCAGCGCGTCCGCCTCGGAGCCGACCGCGACGGAGTGCTCCGCGCCGTCTCCCACGAGATCGCCACCCACACCTCGCGGATCAAGGAGTTCGTCGAACAGGCCGCCGTCCCGGCCCGCGTCATGTACGCCTCGCCCCACAGCCGCACCGTCCACCGGGTGGCCCCGCTCGACGTCCCCAGCCCCTCCTGGATGCGCGCCCCGGGCGAATGCCCCGGGATGTACGCCCTGGAATCGGCCATGGACGAACTGGCCTGCGCCCTGGGGACGGACCCCGTCGAACTGCGGCTGCGCAACGAACCGGTGGCCGAACCCGACAGCGGACGCCCCTTCAGCAGCCGGGGCCTGGCCGCCTGCCTCACCGAGGGCGCCCGGCGCTTCGGCTGGTACGACAGGGACCCGCGCCCCGCCGTCCGCCAGGAGGGCGGGCAGCTGATCGGCACCGGCGTCGCCTCGGCCACCTACCCGGTGCTCCTGTCGCCCTCCACCGCCTCCGTGCACGCCGCGCCCGACGGTTCGTACACCGTCCGGGTGAACGCCACCGACATCGGTACCGGCGCCCGGACCGTGCTCGCCCAGATCGCGGCCGCGGCGCTGGAGACGGACCAGGAGAAGGTGACGGTCGAGATCGGCAGCAGCGACCTGCCCGCGGGCTCCGTCGCCGGCGGCTCCTCCGGTACGGCCTCCTGGGGGACGGCCGTGCACAAGGCGGCCACCGCCCTGGTGCGGCGACTGGCGGAACACGGCGGCACCGTACCGCCCGGAGGCATCACCGCCACCGCCGGCACCGAGGAGGAGGCGGGCCGGGAGCAGCCGTACGCCCAGCACGCCTTCGGCGCCCACTTCGCGGAGGTGGCGGTCGACTCCCTCACCGGCGAGGTACGGGTGCGCCGGATGCTCGGGGTGTTCGCCGCCGGGCGCATCCTCAACGCCCGGACCGCGCGCTCCCAGTTCATCGGGGGCATGGTCATGGGGCTCGGCATGGCCCTCACCGAAGGCAGCACCATGGACCCCGGATTCGGCGACTTCGCCGAGCGGGACCTCGCCTCCTACCACATCCCGACCTGCGCCGACGTGACGGACCTGGAGGCGCACTGGATCGAGGAGGACGACCCCCACCTCAACCCCATGGGCAGCAAGGGCATCGGAGAGATCGGCATCGTCGGCTCCGCGGCGGCCGTCGGCAACGCCGTCCGGCACGCCACCGGCGCCCGGCTGCGCTCTCTGCCGATCACCCCGGACACCCTGCTGCCCTATCTGCCGTGA